AGAGGAAGAGTGCGCACTCTCGCCGGACAAGGCCATCCGGGAGCGCAGCGTCCAGTGTCTCGAATGCGGCAAGAAGTTCAAGGTGCTCACCAGGAAGCATCTGTCCCAGCACGGCTTGAGTCCCAAGGAATACAAGGCCAAGTGGGGCTACAAGAAGGGCACATCGCTCATCGCCAAGGGCTTGGCCCGCGATCGCCGCAAGAAGATGGGCGAGCTGAAGTTATGGGAGAAGCGCGGCAGCCGCGGTGCAACAAGCCCCACGGCTTAACGGTTCAATCCAAGGTTCTTGAGGAGGGGCTGCCTGCCCACAGGGCTCGTTCCTCCTCAAGCTCCTCACGCGGGAAGCCCGCACGGCCCCAGGTTCCTGCGTTAAATGCCCTGGCTGCCGCGCAGCATGGCCGAGAGCGGAGACAAGCTGCGGGGCCGCGAAATTTTCGGCCTGCCCTTCGTGCGCGCCAAGGCCACGAGAGCCATGTTCCACGTGAAGCGTTGAAAAGTGTATAGCGGGCAGCCTCGACGTCCGCAGGAGCACAGGTATCCCGTACAATCGGGCCGAGCGCTTCGGGGACCGCAAGGAGCCAAAGCAGGCGGGAACGCCAGGCAAGGTTTACAGGCCAAGCCGGGTTTGCCATCATTAAGGCCAAGCGGGCGGAATCAGCCCACAACCCGGCCGTCTCGGCCACGTCCCATCGAAGGCCTCGCCACATGCACACACTGCCCTTGGCGGGAATCCGGAAACAGAAGGTCCTGCTTCAGCCCCTTATCGCCGTCCCGGTTCGCGTTTGGCTGGCTTGCCTGCTGGCGGCCCTGGCGGCCTGCTCGTCCACGCAAACCTTCGTCGCCCCGCTGGGGCAAGCAAGCTTCGCGCTGTACCAGGCCGAAACGCGCCAGTGGCTGGAAGAGCACCGGCACTTCCAGGGCCCGGATAAAGCGGCCGAGTTGGACTGGAATATGCCGCAGGAGTGGCGACCGGCCGGCGTTCCCTCCAAGGGCGTCCTGTTGGTACACGGCCTGGGCGATTCGCCCTGGTCGTTCTGCGATCTGGGGCCGGAGCTGGCCAGACAGGGCTTTCTGGTCCGCAGCGTGCTACTGCCCGGCCACGGCACGCAGCCGGCCGACCTGATGCACCCAAGCCTAGCGGATTGGCGACAGGTGGTGCGGGAGCAGGCCGCGATCCTGGCGCGGGAAGTGGCACAGGTCTATCTGGGCGGGTTCTCCACCGGGGCCAATCTGGTCGTGGACTATGCGCTGGACAACCCGGAGGTTGCGGGGCTGCTGCTGTTTTCTCCGGCCTTCAAATCGGACAGCGCCTACGACTGGGTCACGCCCTGGATCGCCTGGGCCCGGCCCTGGCTGCGCATACCGGACGCAAATCGGCCGCAACAGACTCCGGTGCGCTACCTGAACACGCCAACCAACGGGTTCGCCCAATTCTACCGTAGCAGTGCGGCCGTCCGCTCCGGGTTGGCGCGTAAAACCTACGACAAGCCCGCGCTACTCGTGACCGTGCGCCACGATTCCGTCCTCGACGTGCGCCACACGCTGGAAACCTTCACTAAACGCTTCACTCACCCGTCCAGTCGCCTGGTCTGGTACGGCAGCCTGCCCGAGGGAACCAGCGTTCCGCCGCGCGTGCTGGTCAGGAGCGACTACCTGCCGGAGCAGCGCATAAGCCAGTTCTCACACATGGGCGTGCTGTTTTCGCCGCGCAATCCGCTGTACGGCGAGCAAGGCCTGCGCTTATGCTGGAACGGCCAGGATGAAGACGGACTACGCCAGTGCATGGAGGGCGCGCAGGTCTGGTATTCGGCCTGGGGCTACAGAGAGCCGGGAAAGATCCACGCCCGCCTGACGTTCAATCCGTATTTCGACTGGCAAGCCGAGGTCATGGCGCAGGTGCTGAAGGCCGCCGAGAAAGACGCCATGCAAGGCGGCAATGATGCTCGTTGCGCACTCTCCGTATCCCAGTACAGCACCTTGC
This DNA window, taken from Desulfocurvibacter africanus subsp. africanus DSM 2603, encodes the following:
- a CDS encoding MucR family transcriptional regulator, which codes for MEYLEEALKIVKAQAGVRQMTPEEMISMTKKICQGLKEAVPEGSQAQGEEEECALSPDKAIRERSVQCLECGKKFKVLTRKHLSQHGLSPKEYKAKWGYKKGTSLIAKGLARDRRKKMGELKLWEKRGSRGATSPTA
- a CDS encoding alpha/beta hydrolase — encoded protein: MHTLPLAGIRKQKVLLQPLIAVPVRVWLACLLAALAACSSTQTFVAPLGQASFALYQAETRQWLEEHRHFQGPDKAAELDWNMPQEWRPAGVPSKGVLLVHGLGDSPWSFCDLGPELARQGFLVRSVLLPGHGTQPADLMHPSLADWRQVVREQAAILAREVAQVYLGGFSTGANLVVDYALDNPEVAGLLLFSPAFKSDSAYDWVTPWIAWARPWLRIPDANRPQQTPVRYLNTPTNGFAQFYRSSAAVRSGLARKTYDKPALLVTVRHDSVLDVRHTLETFTKRFTHPSSRLVWYGSLPEGTSVPPRVLVRSDYLPEQRISQFSHMGVLFSPRNPLYGEQGLRLCWNGQDEDGLRQCMEGAQVWYSAWGYREPGKIHARLTFNPYFDWQAEVMAQVLKAAEKDAMQGGNDARCALSVSQYSTLQIK